One Tamlana carrageenivorans genomic region harbors:
- a CDS encoding YfhO family protein — MPFSIKRFLPHIFILLGFIVISLAYFSPVLKGEVIYQNDIVQFIGMSKQQKDFKAETGQETYWTNSAFGGMPTYQLGARYPHNYIKKLDLALRFLPRPADYLFLYLLSFYVFLLVLKVDFKLAALGAIAFGFSTYLIIILGVGHNSKAHAIAYMPLVLSGIILTFRKKYIWGFFLTVIALGLELVANHFQMTYYLMFLIIILGIAYFSDAFRKQTLPAYFKAVGILVGALVLAIALNATNILATQEYVKESKRSKSELTINPDGSPKEVTNGLDRDYITQFSYGIVETFNLFIPRFVGGGNHENVGKESATYDAYRKLGASTTQALQESKRAPLYWGDQPIVEAPAYIGAVVLFLFVLALFLVQGRLKWWLVGGTVFSLLLSYGKNLGFLTDIFIDYVPLYNKFRAVSSIQVILELCVPALGILGLSKLLNVHVSKEEKLKALKYSGAITGGLCVVFLLFKSSLFDFVGVNDGLYRQSYGQEFIDAIKSDRKRVFTNDTLRSLVLVALSSGVIWMFLKEKLKEKWAIAAFCVLILFDLVGVDRRYVNNEDFVAGIKMSKPFQATEVDKYILQDTLYYRVYDLVSGPSKPSYFHNSLNGYNAAELRRYREVFDFYIAKNNINVLSMLNTKYIVAQDEKGNTFPYENEEVNGNAWFVDSLSLVDSANEEILKLGSIDTKSQAVYSLNEGGEFLNNTSLKFSIDSNSVIDLVEVKANYLKYKSNNNNDGFAVFSEVYYGNGWKVFIDGEPGEFIRVNYLLRGMQIPAGNHTIEFKFDPEVVKTGSKIALASSMLLMFLIVGGLFYEFRRKPQE; from the coding sequence ATGCCGTTTTCAATAAAAAGATTTCTACCACATATATTTATACTTCTAGGGTTTATTGTAATTTCTCTAGCTTATTTTAGTCCTGTTTTAAAAGGGGAGGTTATTTACCAGAATGATATCGTCCAGTTTATTGGAATGAGTAAGCAACAAAAGGATTTTAAGGCAGAAACTGGACAAGAAACCTATTGGACCAATAGTGCTTTTGGAGGGATGCCAACCTATCAACTCGGGGCAAGATATCCACACAATTATATTAAAAAGTTAGATTTAGCGCTTCGCTTTTTACCAAGGCCAGCAGATTATCTTTTTCTTTATTTGCTAAGCTTTTACGTGTTTCTCTTGGTTTTAAAAGTCGATTTTAAATTAGCAGCTTTAGGGGCAATAGCTTTTGGGTTTTCTACATATCTTATTATAATTCTTGGGGTAGGTCATAATAGTAAAGCACACGCCATAGCATATATGCCTTTGGTTTTAAGTGGTATAATATTAACCTTTCGTAAGAAGTACATTTGGGGTTTTTTCTTAACCGTTATTGCTCTTGGTTTGGAATTGGTTGCTAACCATTTTCAAATGACCTATTATTTGATGTTTTTAATCATAATACTTGGAATTGCTTATTTTAGTGATGCTTTCAGAAAACAAACGCTTCCAGCTTATTTTAAAGCTGTAGGGATTTTGGTAGGTGCCTTAGTGTTAGCTATAGCACTTAACGCTACCAATATTTTGGCAACTCAGGAGTATGTTAAAGAAAGTAAACGAAGTAAAAGTGAATTAACGATTAATCCAGATGGTTCACCTAAAGAAGTGACTAATGGGTTGGATAGAGATTACATAACTCAATTTAGTTACGGTATTGTTGAAACGTTTAATTTGTTTATACCTCGATTTGTTGGAGGAGGGAATCATGAAAATGTAGGCAAAGAATCAGCAACCTACGACGCTTATCGAAAACTGGGTGCTTCAACTACTCAAGCATTACAAGAATCGAAACGAGCGCCATTATACTGGGGTGATCAACCCATTGTAGAGGCACCCGCATACATTGGGGCCGTTGTGTTGTTTTTGTTTGTGTTAGCTTTGTTTCTAGTTCAAGGGCGATTAAAATGGTGGCTTGTTGGTGGTACGGTTTTTTCTTTACTACTATCTTATGGTAAAAATTTAGGGTTTTTAACCGACATATTTATTGATTACGTACCGCTTTACAATAAATTCAGAGCGGTTAGTTCTATTCAGGTTATTTTAGAATTGTGTGTTCCTGCTTTAGGTATTTTAGGACTTTCCAAATTGCTAAATGTACATGTTTCTAAAGAAGAAAAATTAAAAGCTTTAAAATATTCAGGTGCAATCACTGGAGGACTTTGTGTTGTCTTTTTATTGTTTAAATCGTCGTTATTTGATTTTGTAGGTGTGAATGATGGGTTGTATCGTCAAAGTTATGGGCAGGAATTTATTGACGCCATTAAATCGGATCGAAAACGTGTATTTACCAATGACACCTTGCGATCATTGGTCTTGGTAGCGCTTTCTTCTGGTGTTATATGGATGTTTTTGAAAGAAAAATTGAAAGAAAAGTGGGCGATTGCAGCATTTTGTGTACTTATTTTGTTTGATTTAGTTGGTGTAGATAGACGTTATGTAAATAATGAAGATTTTGTAGCTGGAATAAAAATGAGTAAGCCATTTCAAGCTACAGAAGTTGATAAATATATTTTACAAGACACATTATACTATCGTGTTTATGATTTGGTTTCAGGTCCTTCTAAACCATCATATTTTCATAATTCTTTAAATGGCTATAATGCGGCGGAATTAAGACGATATCGAGAAGTTTTTGATTTTTACATTGCTAAAAACAATATTAATGTATTAAGTATGTTGAATACGAAATACATTGTTGCTCAAGATGAGAAAGGGAATACGTTTCCGTATGAAAATGAAGAAGTGAACGGTAATGCATGGTTTGTTGATAGCTTAAGTTTAGTGGATTCTGCCAATGAAGAAATCTTGAAACTAGGTAGTATCGATACAAAATCACAAGCAGTTTATTCGCTAAATGAAGGGGGTGAATTTTTAAATAATACAAGTCTTAAATTTAGTATAGATTCAAATTCAGTAATTGATTTAGTAGAAGTTAAGGCTAATTACTTAAAGTATAAGTCAAATAATAATAACGATGGTTTTGCGGTGTTTTCCGAGGTTTATTACGGTAATGGCTGGAAGGTTTTTATTGATGGGGAGCCTGGAGAATTTATACGTGTGAATTACCTCTTGAGAGGTATGCAGATTCCCGCGGGAAATCATACTATTGAATTTAAATTTGATCCAGAGGTTGTGAAAACAGGAAGTAAAATTGCTTTAGCAAGTTCTATGTTATTGATGTTTTTGATTGTAGGCGGATTGTTTTATGAGTTTAGAAGAAAACCTCAAGAATAG
- a CDS encoding GTP cyclohydrolase has product MIKLKEVKTKKDLKAFVKFPFKLYKDSKYWTPPIISQEIKSFNKKENPVFNDAEARLFLAYKNNEIVGRVAAIVNWLEIKGQNQKKMRFGWFDFIDDLEVSQTLLDKVEEIGRSYNLEYTEGPVGFSNLDKVGVLTEGFESLSCMVTWYNHPYYIKHYEAANYRVEKTYSESVFPFENVKPEFFLKAQTLIKKRYQLSALNFTKTADVMPYVDKMFDLFNQTYASLSSFVAINDIQKAYFKKKFISFINPEYIKFVVDSKKELVAFAIVMPSFSEALQKAKGRLFPFGFKYILDAKKNSKTADFYLIGVHPDYQNRGVHAIIFNEYYNTFKEKGIETCYRTPELEDNEAIKKIWKHFDPVVIKRRKTFRKELS; this is encoded by the coding sequence ATGATAAAATTAAAAGAGGTTAAAACTAAAAAGGATCTAAAAGCATTTGTAAAATTTCCTTTCAAACTATATAAAGACTCTAAATATTGGACACCCCCAATTATAAGTCAAGAAATTAAATCGTTTAACAAAAAAGAAAACCCTGTTTTTAATGATGCAGAAGCACGTTTGTTTTTAGCATATAAAAATAATGAAATCGTTGGACGCGTTGCAGCTATAGTTAATTGGCTTGAAATTAAAGGCCAGAACCAAAAAAAAATGCGTTTTGGGTGGTTTGATTTTATTGATGACCTTGAAGTATCTCAAACACTGTTAGACAAGGTTGAAGAAATAGGTAGATCTTATAATTTAGAATATACTGAAGGCCCTGTTGGTTTTTCAAACCTCGACAAAGTAGGTGTTTTAACAGAAGGGTTTGAATCCTTATCATGTATGGTTACATGGTACAACCACCCCTATTACATTAAACATTACGAAGCAGCTAACTATAGGGTTGAAAAGACATATTCTGAGAGTGTTTTTCCTTTCGAAAATGTGAAACCAGAATTTTTCTTAAAAGCACAAACCTTAATAAAAAAGAGGTATCAATTAAGCGCCTTAAATTTCACTAAAACAGCCGATGTTATGCCGTATGTGGATAAAATGTTTGATTTATTTAACCAAACATACGCCTCATTATCATCATTTGTTGCTATTAACGATATACAAAAGGCTTATTTCAAGAAGAAATTTATCAGTTTTATAAATCCGGAATACATAAAGTTTGTTGTTGATAGCAAAAAAGAACTTGTAGCTTTTGCTATTGTTATGCCTTCTTTTTCTGAAGCCTTGCAAAAAGCAAAAGGCCGACTTTTCCCCTTTGGATTTAAATACATCTTAGATGCTAAAAAAAACAGTAAAACTGCCGATTTCTATTTAATTGGTGTCCATCCCGATTATCAAAATCGAGGCGTTCATGCCATAATATTTAACGAATATTACAATACATTTAAGGAAAAAGGTATAGAAACCTGTTATAGAACGCCAGAACTCGAGGACAACGAAGCTATCAAAAAAATATGGAAGCATTTTGATCCTGTCGTTATCAAAAGAAGAAAAACGTTTAGAAAAGAACTATCTTAA
- a CDS encoding DUF4834 family protein: MGLLRTILIIALVYYGLKILSRIFAPFLMKYVSKKAEERFGGQFGQFQKAPRKESAKKEGEVTIDKMPQTKTSNKQVGDYVDFEEID; this comes from the coding sequence ATGGGGTTATTAAGAACCATACTTATAATTGCGTTAGTTTATTACGGTTTAAAAATACTGTCGAGAATTTTTGCTCCTTTCTTGATGAAATATGTTTCTAAAAAGGCTGAAGAGCGTTTTGGAGGACAATTTGGGCAATTTCAAAAAGCACCAAGAAAAGAATCGGCTAAAAAGGAAGGAGAAGTGACCATAGATAAAATGCCTCAAACAAAAACTTCAAATAAACAGGTAGGTGATTATGTTGATTTCGAAGAAATAGATTAA
- a CDS encoding oligosaccharide flippase family protein, with protein MGVVAVQSFKNIISTYLGFFIGAINTLFLYTEFLSDEYYGMVSYMLSLAYVIMPIMSLGMHNTLVKFYSSFKTRVSLHSFLTLMIFLPILIIIPLLIVTCFGYDFIAGLLSKKNEIIKDYLWHTIFIAIALAYFEVFFAWAKVQMETVVGNFMKEVFHRVGAMVLLFLLHYKLIDVEQFMLGLVLVYVLRMLVMKFYAFSVKFPIITFSKLNNLGAILKYSFLIIIAGSIATVLLDVDKVMLGHYVDIREVAYYSVAVFIATVIAVPQRSMHQLLMPLSAKYLNDRDFSSLSDLYKRSSISLLVVGGLIFLLIVLNINELYYIIPKEFSNGLFVVFLISISKLYDSALGSNNAILFNSDYYRVVLVLGVFLVILMVLLNMVFIPLLGINGAGLATFLAIFMYNSIKLYFVYRKFKLFPFSRASLNVVLLIFISVLLFYFWEFPFHPFINMGLKSLVVSMIYLFIVYRFNFSEDITLVINRYIKGE; from the coding sequence ATGGGGGTAGTTGCTGTTCAGTCATTCAAAAATATTATCTCTACCTATTTAGGTTTTTTTATTGGCGCTATAAATACGTTGTTTTTATATACAGAGTTTTTAAGCGACGAATATTACGGTATGGTAAGTTATATGCTGTCTTTAGCATATGTAATTATGCCTATTATGTCTTTAGGTATGCATAATACGCTTGTTAAATTTTATTCTTCGTTTAAAACCAGAGTTTCGCTGCACAGTTTCCTAACCTTAATGATTTTCTTGCCTATCTTAATCATTATTCCGCTGTTAATTGTAACGTGTTTTGGTTATGATTTTATTGCTGGACTTCTTTCAAAAAAGAATGAAATTATTAAGGATTATTTATGGCATACCATTTTTATAGCGATAGCCTTAGCTTATTTTGAAGTGTTTTTTGCTTGGGCAAAAGTGCAAATGGAAACTGTGGTTGGTAATTTTATGAAAGAAGTATTTCATAGAGTAGGAGCTATGGTATTACTTTTTTTATTGCATTATAAATTAATAGATGTAGAACAGTTTATGTTAGGTTTGGTGCTTGTTTATGTACTACGTATGTTGGTTATGAAATTCTATGCCTTCTCTGTGAAGTTTCCTATAATTACTTTTAGCAAATTGAATAATTTAGGAGCTATTTTAAAGTATTCATTTCTGATTATTATCGCTGGTTCTATAGCTACGGTATTGTTGGATGTAGACAAAGTGATGTTAGGTCATTATGTAGATATACGAGAGGTCGCTTATTATAGTGTTGCTGTTTTCATAGCTACGGTTATTGCTGTTCCGCAACGTTCTATGCACCAATTATTAATGCCTTTATCTGCGAAATATTTAAATGATAGAGATTTTAGTTCATTAAGTGATTTATATAAACGCAGCTCTATAAGTCTTCTTGTGGTTGGAGGTTTAATCTTCTTGTTAATTGTTTTAAACATCAACGAACTATATTATATTATACCTAAAGAGTTTAGTAACGGTTTGTTTGTGGTGTTTTTAATAAGTATTTCAAAATTGTATGACTCTGCTTTAGGAAGTAACAATGCTATCCTATTTAATAGCGATTATTATAGAGTTGTATTGGTATTAGGTGTGTTTTTGGTTATTCTAATGGTGTTGTTGAATATGGTTTTTATACCGTTGCTTGGTATTAACGGGGCTGGTTTAGCAACGTTTTTAGCGATTTTTATGTACAACTCAATTAAGTTGTATTTTGTTTATAGGAAGTTTAAACTGTTTCCGTTCTCAAGAGCCTCTTTAAATGTCGTTTTGTTAATTTTCATAAGTGTTTTACTATTCTATTTTTGGGAATTTCCGTTTCATCCATTTATAAATATGGGATTGAAGTCTTTAGTTGTTAGTATGATCTATTTATTTATTGTTTATAGATTTAATTTTTCTGAAGATATTACACTGGTTATAAATCGTTATATAAAAGGGGAGTAG
- a CDS encoding transporter — protein sequence MNLLKSTLFFLLCLVTSQSYCQYTEVINSNRPGVSRSAFSVGTNVVQFEAGPYFLKEKRTPAAAYEASGFGIDFAARYGLLWEPLEISIEGTYQNDTQTYTSTYDYEYNRSNFKFFTIGAKYLVFDPLKNKLEEKPNLYSWKANRTFKWKSLIPAVSVYLGGNIDGADNPFTAPGVEGFSPKVMIATQNNFANGWVFVMNFIKDRIGTDQSDFQYILTLTHAVTLKWVIFAETQGIKSDFYADNLFRLGAAYLWNKNLQLDSAITFNTKDTPAVFSVNFGASYRLDFHKDKRPKVDNFVEDEENGLPNNLGNTDQKNAKPEPIEKRKKEDVDFD from the coding sequence ATGAACCTACTAAAATCCACGCTGTTTTTTCTGTTATGTTTAGTAACATCGCAAAGCTATTGCCAATACACAGAAGTTATTAACTCCAATAGACCTGGTGTTTCAAGAAGTGCTTTTTCTGTAGGAACCAATGTGGTGCAATTTGAAGCAGGCCCCTATTTTTTAAAAGAAAAAAGAACCCCGGCAGCCGCTTATGAAGCCTCTGGATTTGGTATCGACTTTGCTGCTAGGTATGGTTTACTATGGGAACCTTTAGAAATAAGTATTGAAGGCACCTACCAAAACGATACGCAAACATACACATCGACATACGATTACGAGTATAATCGCTCAAATTTTAAATTTTTCACCATTGGGGCCAAGTATTTGGTATTTGATCCTTTAAAAAATAAACTTGAAGAAAAGCCAAATTTATACAGTTGGAAAGCTAACAGAACCTTTAAATGGAAATCATTAATCCCTGCAGTTTCTGTTTATCTAGGTGGTAACATCGATGGTGCAGACAATCCATTCACTGCTCCAGGCGTTGAAGGTTTTAGTCCAAAGGTAATGATTGCTACGCAAAACAATTTTGCCAATGGTTGGGTTTTCGTCATGAACTTCATTAAAGACAGAATAGGCACCGATCAATCTGACTTCCAGTATATTTTAACATTAACCCATGCTGTAACCTTGAAATGGGTTATATTTGCCGAAACTCAGGGGATAAAGAGTGATTTCTACGCCGATAATTTATTTAGACTAGGAGCTGCATATTTATGGAATAAAAATCTTCAATTGGATAGTGCAATTACATTCAATACTAAGGACACTCCTGCAGTTTTTAGCGTTAATTTTGGCGCCTCATATCGTTTAGATTTTCACAAAGACAAAAGACCTAAAGTCGATAATTTTGTTGAAGATGAGGAAAACGGCCTACCTAATAACTTAGGCAACACCGACCAAAAGAATGCGAAACCTGAACCTATTGAAAAAAGAAAAAAAGAAGACGTCGATTTTGACTAA
- a CDS encoding glycosyltransferase, whose translation MQVKKALIVTYYWPPAGGPGVQRWLKFVKYLPEFNVEPVVYIPENANYPILDESLKAEVSDDLKIYTSSIREPYKLAGFLSKKSSKTISKGIISENENQSLLEKLMLFVRGNFFIPDARVGWVNPSVDELSKILKKEQISTLITTGPPHSVHLIGLRLKEQLGVRWLADFRDPWTTIGYHKQLKLTKTSKNKHKALEKQVLNTADQVVVTSFATKKEFQAITSKPIEVITNGYDNETNVEFVMDLKFSLAHIGSLLSKRNPEILWKALSELVIENESFAKDFQLSLVGSVSENVLSSLEYFGLSNYLNNVGYVSHKESIAFQKKSQILLLIEIDSEDTRSIIPGKLFEYMVSDRPILAIGPKQWDVEKIIKETNTGYCFSYSDFSALKKTILECYLAYQKGALQTYPIGLKKFHRKLLTQSLSNLL comes from the coding sequence ATGCAGGTGAAAAAAGCGCTTATTGTTACCTATTATTGGCCTCCTGCAGGAGGACCAGGGGTGCAGCGCTGGCTTAAGTTTGTAAAGTATTTGCCTGAATTTAATGTGGAGCCTGTTGTTTATATTCCGGAAAATGCAAATTATCCTATTTTAGATGAAAGCTTAAAAGCGGAAGTTTCTGATGATTTAAAGATTTATACTAGCTCTATTCGGGAGCCTTATAAATTAGCTGGATTTTTGTCTAAAAAATCATCTAAAACGATTAGTAAGGGGATTATTTCAGAGAATGAAAATCAATCATTACTTGAGAAATTGATGCTTTTTGTGAGGGGAAATTTTTTTATTCCTGATGCGCGGGTTGGATGGGTAAATCCTTCTGTAGATGAGCTTTCTAAAATCTTAAAAAAAGAGCAAATTTCAACTTTAATCACAACAGGGCCGCCACACAGTGTGCATTTAATCGGATTACGTTTAAAGGAACAACTAGGGGTAAGGTGGTTAGCAGACTTTAGGGATCCATGGACTACGATTGGTTATCATAAGCAGTTAAAACTAACGAAGACTTCAAAAAACAAACATAAGGCTTTGGAAAAACAGGTTTTAAATACGGCAGATCAAGTTGTGGTAACCAGTTTTGCTACAAAAAAAGAGTTTCAGGCTATTACGAGCAAACCTATAGAGGTGATCACAAATGGTTATGATAATGAAACGAATGTTGAATTTGTGATGGATTTAAAGTTTTCATTAGCACATATAGGATCTTTATTGTCTAAAAGAAATCCAGAAATTTTATGGAAAGCTTTATCTGAATTAGTTATTGAAAATGAAAGTTTTGCTAAGGATTTTCAGCTTAGTTTAGTAGGCTCAGTAAGTGAAAATGTGTTGAGTTCTCTTGAATATTTCGGGTTAAGTAATTATTTAAATAATGTAGGGTATGTATCGCATAAAGAGTCTATTGCGTTTCAAAAAAAGTCTCAAATTTTATTGTTAATAGAAATAGATTCTGAAGATACAAGAAGTATCATTCCTGGGAAGTTATTTGAATATATGGTTTCAGATCGACCCATATTAGCCATTGGTCCGAAGCAGTGGGACGTTGAAAAAATTATTAAAGAAACCAATACGGGTTATTGTTTTAGTTATTCTGATTTTAGTGCTCTAAAGAAAACTATTTTAGAGTGTTATCTTGCTTACCAAAAAGGAGCATTACAAACATATCCTATTGGTTTGAAAAAATTTCATCGAAAATTATTAACCCAGTCTTTATCTAACTTACTGTAA